The genomic stretch TGATTACCCGAAGAACACAAAGGAAGAATACATATTCTTTTAACCGGCACTTGGACTTTGTTTATTATGGGAAGCCAGGGACTAAAATAATTCGATGAACTTTTTCGCGTTGAACCCTATAAAATTTTCCAAAATCAAATCGGGTGATTCAGATTCAAGCTCAGTGGCAGCATGTGTCGTGGCAAGAGCGATAGCTTTCATTCCACCGGCTTTGGCGGCTCGCAGTCCAAAGAAGGCATCCTCAAATACTGCACAAGCGGCAGGATCACATCCAATTTGAGCGGCCCCGGTCAGGAATACTTCAGGGTTCGGTTTCCCTTGAGAAACATTCTCTGCACAAATGATCGCTTTAAACAATTCGCCAAACCCTACCAGGCTCAAAATCGTTTCAACATTCTTGCGAGGAGTTGAAGAACCCACCGCACAATTAATCCCCGCCTCATTTAGATCCTGCAGAAACGCCTTGATCCCAGGAATCCTGTCCACGCCTTTTTCGGCTACAATCTCGCGATAAAGTTCTTCTTTCCGATTTCCTAATTGCTCGATTTCGGATGAATCGTCCGACCATTTTAAAATCTCAGGAATAATAACCTGATTCTTTCGGCCAAATCCGCGCTTAAAATGGTCCTCCGGCAACGTCTTTCCAATTTCCCTCGCCAGCATACACCAACTTTCCTCATGCGCCTTTGAGGAATCAATGACCACCCCGTCCCAATCAAACAATGCACCTAGTTTCATTAACGGTACGATTGGTGAGGGTGATTGAGGGTCAAATGAAAACTTGAGATGAAAATTAAGGATAAATGATCCGCACAGTCCTGGATGAGTTTCCCTAAGCCTTTAAAGAACAGCGTTTTAATTCTTTGTTTTAAGAAAATGTCAGGCAAAGGTTCACCCTTGCCTTTTCCAAAAATCTTAACATTCCTCTTCTGCATCTGTTTAAAAAAGCACGTTGCTCGCAAAACAGATATTTAATCTAATAAGAAAAAAGTAAGTTATGAGTACAGGTACAGTAAAGTGGTTCAATGATGAAAAAGGTTTTGGTTTTATTGCTCCGGATGACGGAGGAAAAGACCTATTTGTTCACCATTCAGGAATCAAAACATCCGGTCGTGCATCTTTAGATGAAGGCCAAAAAGTTGAATACGAAGTAGGCGAAGGTCAAAAAGGCCCGTGTGCCGTTGACGTAAGACCCATCTAGTTTCAACACAACCAATAAGTCATTGAGGAAAATGGCTCTTTAATCTGCAAAAGTTTTATCGAGCCTTTAGAACTTTACCGAGCTGAGCCTTTTGCCTTAATCCGCAAATAATTTAGCCGAAGACTTTTAAATCCAAGGAGCTCTACCCGTTAACGGTAGTGCTCTTTGTGTTTCAGGATATAGTTTCGACGAGAGGAAGCAGACTTGTACTCAAGCACGGGGAAATATAATCCGGGTTACGAAAGGTTGAGCGGCTTGGAGACCTTGACTGAAAGCCCCAGAACTAAATTTGGTTTACCCCTATCAAGAATAGGTGTTCAATGAACTTCTTTTCACTCACCAATTAGATAAAATGAAGCCCCTATTCCTTTCCACCATTCTTCTAATGACCGTATTCACCGCCCAGGCAAACGAACCACTCATAGTCGCACACCGTGGGGCTTCCAAGGATGCACCTGAAAATACAATTCCGGCGTTCGAGCTTGCCTGGCAGCAAGGGGCAGATGCGATCGAAGGTGATTTTCATTTAACCAAGGACGGATACATCGTTTGCGTACATGATAAAGATACAAAAACCACTACAGGGAAAAGTTGGCCGGTCCTCGAAAAAACCCTGGACGAAATGCTAACACTCGATGTTGGTAGCCATCACAGCCCTCAATACAAAGGCACCCGAATACCAACCATTGCGGAAGTGTTCGCCACTGTTCCCACCGACAAAATAATCTATATCGAAGTGAAGTGCAGTAAGGTAATCGTTCCATCTTTGATTGAAGAAATCCGGAAATCCGGATTGAAGACCGAACAAATTGTCGTGATCGCATTCGACATGGAAGTTATTCGAGAAATCAAAATACAGGCACCTCAGTTTAAGGCATGCTGGCTTTCTGATTTTAAAGAAAGCAACTCAGGAGAGTTAACACCATCCACCGAAACAACTTTGGAAACATTGCGCGATATCCGGGCCGATGGGTTTAGTTCAACACGCAATCTGGTTAATGCTCCCTACATCAAGAAGATCATTGAGCACGGATTCGAGTATCACGTATGGACTGTTGATGATCCGGAAATCGCAAAACGATTTAAAGACTGGGGTGCGCTCTCGATAACGACAAATAGGCCCGGCTATATTAGAGAACAGCTAAACCAGTAACTTGGTGTGGATTTAACGAAATCTTGCCTGAAGGTTTTATTAGAAACCTCGTGAACGGATCAAACTTTCCATCCTTAAAGTTCGCCGAATAAATCTATCATCATCTGATGGCCACCCTTGTGGCGAATTGGCAGACTGAAGAAAAAGGATGAACCTTGCCCGAGCTCGGATTTCACCCAGATAGTGCCTTCGTGCAGTTGAACAATTTTTCTCGCAATGGCTAATCCGACACCGGTGCCGGGATAATTCTTATGGCTGTGAGTTCGATGAAAAATCTGGAACACCCGTTCCGACTCGCTGGATTCAATTCCGATTCCGTTATCTTTAACTTCAAATACCCACGTCTCGTTGCGTTGCTCAACAGAAATATCGATATTTGGATGTTGAGATGTATTGAATTTCAAGCCGTTCGAAATTAGCTGAACAAACAATTGAATTAATTGATCTTCCAAACCCCAAATGGAAGGTAGTTTTTCAATAGTGATGGTAGCTCCAGATTCCTGTATACTCAGCTTTAGGTCTCGTTCGACAGCATCCAGAACTTCGTTCATCTTTAATTGTTGAAACTTCCCGACATCGATCCCGACACGCGCGTATTCCAACAGATCGTCAATTAAAACTTTCATACGACCAGCGCCCTCTAAGCTGAGCTCAAGGTGCTTTTTCGACTCGTCCGAAAGGGAACCCATGGATTCGTTGAGTGCTTTTAAGTGAGTCTGAACCAAACGAAGCGGCTCGCTCAGATCATGCGAAGCTATCCTGGCAAATTCATCCAACTCTTCATTCGACCGGTTAATTTCAAGTGTTTGGCTTTTCAGCATGCGATCTTTCTCACGGTCGAGCGTGATGTCGTTCACGTAGGCGATTACGTTAACCACCCGACCCCGAATATCCATGATCGGTATCAAAGTATAAGAAAGCTCTTGATTGCTGGTTGGTGTGGAAAACTCCAACTGATCTTTGATCGTCTTACCCGTCTTAAAAACTTGAACAAGATGCACCATGAAAGGTTCGAAAACTCCCACAGGCAGTTTTAGTGACTTCAAGGTTTTCCCAATTATATCAACAGGACGAACTCCAAAATTAGCAGCCCCGGATTGATTGGCGTAAAGGAAACGCCCTTGGCTATCGAACATGTAAACGATGTTCGGTGAAGACGATAATACGATCTCCAAAGTCCTCCCCTGCTGTTGAATCTGTTGGCTTAGTTGGCGCAACTTTTTCTCATAGGCCTTGCGTGAAGTAATATCTGTGGAGATTCCGCACACGGCATAAATTTTTCCGTTCTCATCCTTAATTGGAAACTTCTCCGACAGAAGCGTATGAGTTCCATCGCTCATAGTGACGACCTCCTCAAATTGTCGCGCCTTTCCTTCATTCACGACAATCTCATCGTTCACCGATTTTTGATCGGCTTCAGATTTAGTGAAATAATTGTGGACCGTGTTTCCAATTATAACCGATGGATCCATTCCGACACGTTCACCAAAATTCCGATTCACCAACAAATATTTACCTTCCAAATCCTTCAAATAAATGTCGGCTGGCGAATGATCAATGATTGCCTGCAACATAACTCTATGCGCATCCAGATTACAGAAAAGCGGCGAATCGAGTGAGGCGGCTGTTTCAGGTTTTGGATTATCAGGATGTGGTGGCATAAAGAATCTGTTTCCGGACCAAACTGTGGAAACATCTTTCTACCCATGCAAAAAGAAAATGGTGCCAGATCAAAAAACATGAAGGAATCTGAAAATCGCTCATTTCTTTTTAAAGATGAATTGAAATAAAGAAATGATTGTTTGTCGTAATTGCGTCTTTTGTCCAAAGATTATCGTTTTCTTCAAATCCATTTGAAAAAACCTACTACCTTCAATGTTGCTTTTTATAAAAATCAGACCCTTGGACTTGGAAAGTAATAGTGCCTGTTAAAACCGATGGGCACCCGCATTCATGTATTCGCCGTTGCAGTTGAAGTTTATCAGAACCCCACCTTCTCCTCTGTTTCCTTTGCCGATAATGATTGCAGTAAGTTCGTAGATGCATGGCTTGCCCTGGGAGCAGACCCGATTACCTGCGTAAAACTCCTGGGTTCGAAGGCAACCAAGACGACAATTGAAACGTCGTTAAAACACTTCATCAAAAGCATTGATATCGGTGACACACTGGTGGTTTTCGTTGCCGGACAAATGCTTTCTTTCAACCAGCTAAACCACCTGATTTTGCATGATACTCAGCCCAGCGATATTCGCGAAACCAGTATTTCATTATCCACAGTCTTAAAAGAGATAGGCGTTCGCAAAAATGGCAGAACGGTCATCTTCATCGACCCCAGCCGATGCGATCTTCCGAACGAAGAAAACCTCGAATCAGAAGTCTCCAGTTTTTCAGGAGAAGAGTTGAGTCTTTTTTGCCAGCAAACAGAAAACCAAGCAGCTTTCATATCCTGTAGGGATAACGAATCATCGTGGTCTAATCGAACCCTTCGTCACGGTATTTGGTCCTGTAGTCTAATAAACGCCCTTTCAGGAAATGCGCAGGAAGCAGTGGGAAAAGACAAGCTACTGACTGACGAATCTCTGGGAGAATATTTGGCCGAAGAAGTTCCTCGCCTATTAAGACTGACGCGTACCGGTACTGAGACTCAAACACCGATCTGGTTCGGCAATCCGATGAAACCGGTACTATTGGCTGACCTCACTTCAATCACTTCGAAAAAGAGAGCCAACGTATTGGGACTTGGAAGCGCTTTAAAGGACACTTCCTTACGCGGTGAAAAGCTTGGGCTTGTGAGAAGCTTAAGTGGTTTTCAAAAAGGCCATCATGTTCCCCAGGGACATTTCAGCTCCGCCGAAGCATTTGTAAAACGAGCCGGCTACGAAGAAGTAAAAACTCAAGCGGAAGCCATTTATGAAAACATTCGCACACATCTAGGTTACCGGAGAAAGAACCTGAACTTTGCATGCGATCAGGATGCAGCCACGATCAAGACGCCCGATTTCGATGTTAACCTGTCAATTTCACAAAATCCAGATGACACAACAGGGTATATAATCACCACAGAAATAGGCGTTATTCGTCGACAAGAAGTATTCCTGGAAGACGCATTCAGCGAAGCATTTTCAAACTACTGCGACACCGTGGTAATCGAGTTTTCTGGCAAGATCAACATTGAGGAAAAAATCGACGCCATTGAAAACATTCCAGAACTCGAAGCTCATTTGAAATACGAAGCAGACTTATCCTCACTCACGCTGGATATCCCAAAGCCCAGTCTCCGCATTCATATGGCGGATAATTGCATAACGCTTTCAATGCCAGGGTCTGGGAATTTAAAAGCCTTATTAACCAACATCCAGAGCGCACTGAGCACCATAAAGGATACGGGAATTCAACTATTGTCACCGGTGTAAACCGCGATCCAAAGAAACCAGATCAAGACCAATCTCGAATGCGCACTTCGACATTGAGGTCGGAACCAACTTGAGCTTTGAAGTCGTCAAGGTTCGAAAAAGTACCATCCTGATTTCGAAAGTGATACGGGTAAACTACTTTGGGCTGAAACTCACGAACCGCGCTGGCGGCCTGAGTAACACTCATAGTAAACGGAAGGTTCATACAAAGGAAGGCGACGTCGATATTGGATAAAGCTCTCATCTCCGGAACACCTTCCGTATCACCTGCCATAAACAGGCGCTTGCCGCCCAAGGCTAGAACATAACTATTTCCTTCACCTCGCGTGTGACGGTCATTGTAGGCAGGAATCGCTTCTATATTCATTCCCAACACAGTGGTCATTTCGCCATTTGGCAAGGAGATGGAGATGGCCTGAAGTGCTGCGGTCATGCGATTGAAAACATCCGGTGGTGCTACAATAACGGTCCCATCCATTTTGACAGCATCGAGTGTGGCGTTACTGAAATGGTCGCTGTGCCGATGAGAAACCAGAACAAGGTTTGCTCTCGGAAATTCCGAATAGAGGATTGCCGCACCAACCGGGTCATTGTAGATCATCAGATTGTTCCAATTGATCACAAAAGATGCATGGTTAACCGGATGAATGACTGCCTCTCCTTGACTCGTAGACAAGTGATCTCCGGTGAGAACACTTGCATTTGTAATAACCGCAGCTCGGTAAAAGCGAGAGTCAATTCCAGGTAGAGTGTTATCAACAAATACGTCGTCACCTATACTTTGAAAAGTGATCAGCCCATTCCACTGAGTTAGATTGGATGAAGTATCAATACGCACGTATTGCTCACCTGGAACATTGAGCTCCAGTTGAATCTTGCCCGTAACTTGCCTTTGAATACCTGAGAATGCAGGAATAATCTGCGCATCCACCATTGATATTTCACAAAGCAGAATTAGCACGATACTTAATCTTACCCAATTAAGGTAATCGGAAGACCTCATAGCTCTCAATTCCATTGAATCTCAAGGATGTGGTCAAGGTATCATCCTTCAAAATTATTAGAGAACGAAAGCACTCAGTTAGATCTTTGTATTGACGCATACATTCAGGGAATCGAATGATTGGCATCTTATTTATGTTTGTGAAAACTGAAAATCATTCGCGTAAAACAAGTAGGCCATTCAAACGCATCCCACGGCATAATGATTATTTCTCATAAACATAAATTTATTTTTATCAAAACTGAGAAAACAGCCGGGACGAGCATAGAGATTGCTCTTTCAAAATATTGTGGACCTCAGGATATCATTACACCCATTAGTCCGGAGGACGAAGCAATCAGACAGCAGCTGGGGTTTCCAGGGCCACAGAACTACAAAATCCCCTTAGGCGACTACTCCAGAAGAGATCTAATGGAGGCCATTTATTACAGAAGAAGGCTCGAATTCATGAACCATGTGAGTGCAGTATTTATCAGACGATATATAAAAACTACCGCTTGGGATTCCTACTACAAATTTTGTTTTGAAAGAAACCCTTGGGATAAAGTCGTATCCTGGTATTACTATCGATTTCCAACAGAACCTCGCCAATCAATTTCAAGCTTTATTCAATCATCCAGCGCAAACCACATTCGTGGATTTGAACTCTATTCATCGGTGTCAAACATCGTTGTAGATAAAGTATTTCGATTTGAAGAATTGACAGAAGCCATGATAGAGATTGGTGAAAAATTCAATTTCGGGGAAACCCCTTACTTGCCAAAAACCAAAACAGGATTCAGAAAAGATAAGCGTACTTATCGTGAGCTTTTAACAGAGAACGATAGGGATAAAATTTCAAAAGCGTTTGCTCGGGAAATTGCCTATTTTGATTACAAATGGTAACTCATTATTGTCGGGCAAGGTCACTCCTTCATTCAATTCGCAACAAACCCAAAATAACTGATTTTATATATTTGGGCTTAAAACACCGGCTAAAAAACTATCGTGTTTTAAGTTACGCCATAGAGTCTAGGTAAGATGGTTACTATTTGTTCCTGTTTGGCATTTATGGGGTTCGTTGCCTGGTATTCCTGGCGTAAGACTCGAGGCAAAGTTTCGTCAGCCAATGGCTACTTTCTCGCAGGCAATGGACTTACAGGCTTGTTTATCGGAGGGTCCTTGCTGTTGACGAATATTTCTACTGAACAGCTGATTGGTCAAAACGGACTTACCTATTCAGGGAACATGACAGCTTTGGCGTGGGAAGTCTGGGCTGTTCGTGGAATCATAGTACTAGCCGTACTTTTCCTTCCCATGTATTTGGGTGGAGCTTTTGCAACCATCCCTTCTTTCATTAAGTCTCGATACGGAGATGGAACCCAACGCCTGGTAGTCGGACTCATGATGTTTGGCTACCTATTTGTTACGGCACCTTCTGTCCTCTACGGCGGATCGTTGGCTTTAATGAAAACATTGAATGTCGAAGGGATG from Verrucomicrobiota bacterium encodes the following:
- a CDS encoding HAD family phosphatase, with amino-acid sequence MKLGALFDWDGVVIDSSKAHEESWCMLAREIGKTLPEDHFKRGFGRKNQVIIPEILKWSDDSSEIEQLGNRKEELYREIVAEKGVDRIPGIKAFLQDLNEAGINCAVGSSTPRKNVETILSLVGFGELFKAIICAENVSQGKPNPEVFLTGAAQIGCDPAACAVFEDAFFGLRAAKAGGMKAIALATTHAATELESESPDLILENFIGFNAKKFIELF
- a CDS encoding cold-shock protein is translated as MSTGTVKWFNDEKGFGFIAPDDGGKDLFVHHSGIKTSGRASLDEGQKVEYEVGEGQKGPCAVDVRPI
- a CDS encoding glycerophosphodiester phosphodiesterase, which produces MKPLFLSTILLMTVFTAQANEPLIVAHRGASKDAPENTIPAFELAWQQGADAIEGDFHLTKDGYIVCVHDKDTKTTTGKSWPVLEKTLDEMLTLDVGSHHSPQYKGTRIPTIAEVFATVPTDKIIYIEVKCSKVIVPSLIEEIRKSGLKTEQIVVIAFDMEVIREIKIQAPQFKACWLSDFKESNSGELTPSTETTLETLRDIRADGFSSTRNLVNAPYIKKIIEHGFEYHVWTVDDPEIAKRFKDWGALSITTNRPGYIREQLNQ
- a CDS encoding PAS domain-containing protein, which produces MPPHPDNPKPETAASLDSPLFCNLDAHRVMLQAIIDHSPADIYLKDLEGKYLLVNRNFGERVGMDPSVIIGNTVHNYFTKSEADQKSVNDEIVVNEGKARQFEEVVTMSDGTHTLLSEKFPIKDENGKIYAVCGISTDITSRKAYEKKLRQLSQQIQQQGRTLEIVLSSSPNIVYMFDSQGRFLYANQSGAANFGVRPVDIIGKTLKSLKLPVGVFEPFMVHLVQVFKTGKTIKDQLEFSTPTSNQELSYTLIPIMDIRGRVVNVIAYVNDITLDREKDRMLKSQTLEINRSNEELDEFARIASHDLSEPLRLVQTHLKALNESMGSLSDESKKHLELSLEGAGRMKVLIDDLLEYARVGIDVGKFQQLKMNEVLDAVERDLKLSIQESGATITIEKLPSIWGLEDQLIQLFVQLISNGLKFNTSQHPNIDISVEQRNETWVFEVKDNGIGIESSESERVFQIFHRTHSHKNYPGTGVGLAIARKIVQLHEGTIWVKSELGQGSSFFFSLPIRHKGGHQMMIDLFGEL
- a CDS encoding MBL fold metallo-hydrolase; amino-acid sequence: MRSSDYLNWVRLSIVLILLCEISMVDAQIIPAFSGIQRQVTGKIQLELNVPGEQYVRIDTSSNLTQWNGLITFQSIGDDVFVDNTLPGIDSRFYRAAVITNASVLTGDHLSTSQGEAVIHPVNHASFVINWNNLMIYNDPVGAAILYSEFPRANLVLVSHRHSDHFSNATLDAVKMDGTVIVAPPDVFNRMTAALQAISISLPNGEMTTVLGMNIEAIPAYNDRHTRGEGNSYVLALGGKRLFMAGDTEGVPEMRALSNIDVAFLCMNLPFTMSVTQAASAVREFQPKVVYPYHFRNQDGTFSNLDDFKAQVGSDLNVEVRIRDWS
- a CDS encoding sulfotransferase family 2 domain-containing protein, giving the protein MIISHKHKFIFIKTEKTAGTSIEIALSKYCGPQDIITPISPEDEAIRQQLGFPGPQNYKIPLGDYSRRDLMEAIYYRRRLEFMNHVSAVFIRRYIKTTAWDSYYKFCFERNPWDKVVSWYYYRFPTEPRQSISSFIQSSSANHIRGFELYSSVSNIVVDKVFRFEELTEAMIEIGEKFNFGETPYLPKTKTGFRKDKRTYRELLTENDRDKISKAFAREIAYFDYKW